A region from the Oceanidesulfovibrio marinus genome encodes:
- a CDS encoding single-stranded DNA-binding protein → MAGSLNKVMIIGRLGRDPELRYTQGGSPVCNLTLATDESYKDRDGNKVDQTEWHRVVVWGRQAETVANYLRKGRLAYVEGSLQTRKWQDQQGQDRYTTEIKAFNVQFLDSQRDGEGDFQGQRPQQGGRPQQRQQQGQQGRQQGPREQGPPDYPDEDMGPAFPSEASGMDDVPF, encoded by the coding sequence ATGGCCGGAAGCCTGAATAAAGTTATGATTATCGGGCGCTTGGGGCGTGATCCCGAGCTTCGTTACACCCAGGGCGGCTCACCTGTCTGCAACCTCACCCTTGCCACCGACGAGTCCTACAAGGATCGCGACGGCAACAAGGTGGACCAGACCGAGTGGCACCGGGTCGTGGTCTGGGGCCGCCAGGCCGAGACCGTGGCCAACTATCTGCGCAAGGGCCGCCTGGCCTACGTGGAGGGCAGCCTGCAGACCCGCAAGTGGCAGGACCAGCAGGGCCAGGACCGCTACACCACCGAGATCAAGGCCTTCAACGTCCAGTTCCTGGACAGCCAGCGCGACGGCGAGGGCGATTTTCAGGGCCAGCGCCCGCAGCAGGGTGGCCGTCCGCAGCAGCGGCAGCAGCAAGGCCAGCAGGGACGCCAGCAGGGCCCCCGCGAGCAGGGACCGCCGGACTACCCGGACGAGGACATGGGACCGGCCTTCCCGTCCGAGGCCAGCGGCATGGACGACGTTCCGTTTTAG
- a CDS encoding DUF1641 domain-containing protein produces the protein MAHNDEVLERLSALESQVALLVERIEPVTRSARSVEELKNELAPRVEEAVRALIVELSDVEADFLLEDMLFLLKKSLRNVRNLTFMMESMSNLIDFAATAEPLLKTTIHQWIQELDELDKRGVFSLLRKQLELLERIADEFDEDDLNAMNDSLVGLLGLARGLGDKNAVAVLERLAAAPAKVDLDTVQPVGLRGMVRAARDPEVRRGIGVMLELLKAVGSNGQ, from the coding sequence CTGGAGCGGTTGAGCGCCCTCGAGTCGCAGGTCGCCCTTCTGGTGGAACGCATCGAGCCCGTTACGCGCTCTGCCCGATCCGTAGAGGAGCTCAAGAACGAGCTGGCCCCGCGGGTGGAGGAGGCCGTGCGCGCCCTCATCGTGGAGCTCTCGGACGTGGAGGCCGACTTCCTGCTCGAAGACATGCTCTTCCTGCTCAAGAAGAGCCTGCGCAACGTGCGCAACCTCACCTTCATGATGGAGTCCATGAGCAACCTCATCGACTTTGCCGCCACGGCCGAGCCGCTGCTGAAGACGACCATCCACCAATGGATTCAGGAGCTGGACGAGCTGGACAAACGCGGGGTGTTCTCGTTGCTCAGAAAACAGCTTGAGCTTTTGGAGCGCATCGCGGACGAGTTCGACGAGGACGACCTGAACGCCATGAACGACAGTCTGGTCGGCCTGCTGGGCCTGGCGCGAGGGCTTGGAGACAAGAACGCCGTGGCCGTGCTGGAACGGCTGGCCGCCGCACCGGCCAAGGTGGATCTGGACACGGTCCAACCCGTGGGCCTGCGGGGCATGGTGCGCGCGGCCCGCGATCCGGAGGTGCGCCGCGGCATTGGCGTGATGCTCGAGCTGCTCAAAGCCGTGGGCAGCAACGGTCAGTGA